One Fusobacterium ulcerans DNA segment encodes these proteins:
- a CDS encoding YitT family protein, which translates to MNKKITDYIIVYIGCIIQAFSIVCILKPNNLVTGGITGLSLTIGKVINMNYTYIYYGICILILISAKIILGIKEVKKIILLSTTYPLILILMNNIKFNFLQDTSDKILICIYYGIFMGIGTGLVLKKGFSQGSSDTVAKILHKKLLSFMGISQVLLCIDITILIISGFVFGKKAVLYAIIMQMVYSKTISVVLFGFGSSLVKVVVISDQLEKISDFMKNTINRGYSIGYVYGGYNHIKREKIISVCSLREAMLIKDFITKIDENAFINIVPTISAWGKEDGLQNLKEN; encoded by the coding sequence ATGAATAAAAAAATAACTGATTATATTATTGTGTATATAGGCTGCATAATACAGGCGTTTTCAATTGTTTGCATTTTAAAACCTAATAATCTAGTCACTGGAGGAATAACAGGGTTATCTCTTACTATTGGAAAAGTAATAAATATGAATTATACATATATTTATTATGGAATATGTATTTTAATATTGATAAGTGCAAAAATAATATTAGGAATCAAAGAAGTAAAAAAAATAATATTATTATCTACAACATATCCATTGATACTTATATTGATGAATAATATAAAATTTAATTTTTTACAGGATACCTCTGACAAGATATTGATATGCATCTATTATGGTATATTTATGGGAATAGGAACAGGACTGGTTCTGAAAAAAGGATTTTCTCAAGGAAGTTCTGATACTGTAGCAAAAATCCTCCACAAAAAACTGCTTTCCTTTATGGGGATCAGTCAGGTCCTACTCTGTATAGATATAACTATTCTTATAATATCAGGATTTGTATTTGGAAAAAAAGCAGTTCTTTATGCAATTATAATGCAGATGGTGTACAGCAAAACTATCAGTGTAGTACTATTTGGTTTTGGTTCATCTCTGGTTAAGGTAGTAGTAATAAGCGACCAGCTGGAAAAAATATCTGATTTTATGAAGAATACAATAAATAGAGGATATAGTATAGGTTATGTTTATGGTGGATATAATCATATTAAAAGAGAAAAAATAATATCTGTATGTTCATTGAGAGAGGCTATGCTGATAAAAGATTTTATAACAAAAATTGATGAAAATGCTTTTATAAATATTGTGCCAACAATATCAGCATGGGGAAAAGAAGATGGATTGCAGAATCTTAAAGAAAATTAG
- a CDS encoding MFS transporter, with protein MTKSANFKKWFTFVVLVIGGGTIFKLSSLKDAFYVPMQEFMGLTHTQIGAALSVYGLVQTIGNFASIYISDRFSKRIMISVSLVGVGLIGIYISTFPGYGGILLAWGLLSFFGEVVYWPVLLKAIRLLGDETEQGRLFGFLEAGRGVVDTIVAFSALGVFALLGKGSIALRGSILFYSGAVILTGIISYFLVEDDKIGAGKNVNKNKLAWDGVIQAVKTPEIWVVSLTIASIYSVYCGLTYFIPFLKDIYGIPVTLIGAYGIINQYGLKMVGGPVGGLLVDKKFKSATKFLRVALIVAAIAMFGFILLPHETMNVYVGMACTLGFGAIIFSMRAVFFAPIDEIKVPRHISGAAMSIACIFGYAPQMFAFALYGNMLDRNPGMAGYRMVFMTMIGFAILGVVITTILLGMIKKKKDQEIAD; from the coding sequence ATGACAAAAAGTGCAAATTTTAAAAAATGGTTTACATTTGTAGTCTTGGTAATTGGAGGAGGAACAATATTTAAACTTTCTTCATTGAAAGACGCTTTCTATGTACCTATGCAGGAATTTATGGGATTGACACATACACAGATCGGAGCTGCTCTTTCAGTATATGGGCTGGTTCAAACAATAGGAAACTTTGCATCTATTTATATCTCAGATAGATTTTCAAAGAGAATAATGATATCTGTTTCTCTTGTAGGTGTTGGATTAATCGGGATATATATATCAACTTTCCCTGGATATGGCGGAATTTTACTAGCATGGGGACTTCTTTCATTCTTTGGAGAGGTTGTATACTGGCCAGTTCTTTTAAAAGCTATAAGACTTCTTGGAGATGAAACAGAACAAGGAAGACTATTTGGATTCTTAGAGGCAGGAAGAGGAGTTGTAGATACAATCGTTGCATTCTCAGCATTGGGAGTATTTGCTTTATTAGGAAAAGGATCAATAGCCTTAAGAGGATCAATACTTTTCTACTCAGGAGCAGTAATATTAACTGGAATAATATCTTATTTTCTTGTAGAAGATGATAAAATAGGAGCAGGAAAAAATGTAAATAAAAATAAATTAGCTTGGGACGGAGTTATACAGGCAGTAAAAACTCCTGAAATATGGGTAGTATCACTAACAATAGCTTCTATATATTCAGTTTACTGTGGGCTTACATACTTTATTCCTTTCTTAAAAGATATTTATGGAATACCAGTGACACTGATTGGAGCTTATGGAATAATAAATCAATATGGACTAAAAATGGTTGGAGGTCCTGTTGGAGGGCTGCTTGTTGATAAAAAATTCAAATCAGCAACTAAGTTTTTAAGAGTAGCGTTAATAGTAGCAGCAATAGCTATGTTTGGATTTATACTTTTACCACATGAAACAATGAATGTATATGTAGGTATGGCTTGTACTTTAGGATTTGGAGCTATCATTTTCTCTATGAGAGCAGTATTCTTTGCTCCTATTGATGAAATAAAAGTTCCTAGACATATAAGTGGAGCAGCAATGTCAATAGCTTGTATTTTTGGATATGCTCCACAAATGTTTGCTTTTGCTCTTTATGGAAATATGCTTGATAGAAATCCGGGAATGGCAGGTTATAGAATGGTATTTATGACAATGATAGGATTTGCAATATTGGGAGTAGTCATTACAACAATCTTATTAGGGATGATAAAAAAGAAAAAAGATCAGGAAATAGCAGATTAA
- a CDS encoding sugar phosphate isomerase/epimerase family protein gives MLKLGLETESLHLWLQHKRMDIFGFIEKAHEFGLDGVQINVIKDYNLDENWGALESNSDEHLRKIKELLNKYGMYVELDMRNLDYDRLVEVLEVANKLGAEVIRSYIPIKPLEKKENASGAEGAYDFAKVRYDFDMKSYDEGIEKVRKIIPLLEKYRVKLALENHEYETSEELVNVIKKIDSKWVGFLFDFGNSMMAWEEPVKAAENMAPYTYTTHFKDHIIIEEPEDKYGYVVCGVPAGRGNIDLEKCFNILMEKSPLTRINVESCHPYCAQFKRTPGTGGVEKVGEGTFKVEKHPYDYNIIKPAQYYYPHEVSEEMLEKLLEDQLNGLVETVNYLKKLRDNYSK, from the coding sequence ATGTTGAAGTTAGGATTGGAAACAGAAAGTCTTCATTTGTGGTTACAGCATAAGAGAATGGATATATTCGGATTTATAGAAAAAGCTCATGAGTTTGGATTAGACGGAGTTCAGATAAATGTTATAAAAGATTATAACCTTGATGAAAACTGGGGAGCTTTAGAAAGCAACTCTGATGAACATTTAAGAAAAATAAAAGAGTTGTTGAATAAATATGGAATGTATGTGGAATTAGATATGAGAAATCTCGATTATGATCGTCTTGTAGAAGTTTTGGAAGTGGCTAATAAACTTGGGGCAGAAGTAATCAGATCATATATTCCAATCAAACCTCTTGAAAAGAAAGAAAATGCTTCTGGAGCAGAGGGAGCCTATGACTTTGCTAAAGTGCGTTATGATTTTGATATGAAATCATATGATGAAGGAATTGAGAAAGTAAGAAAAATCATTCCATTATTGGAAAAATATAGAGTGAAACTTGCATTGGAAAATCATGAGTATGAAACTTCAGAAGAATTAGTAAATGTGATAAAAAAGATTGATTCTAAATGGGTAGGATTCCTGTTTGATTTTGGAAACTCTATGATGGCTTGGGAAGAGCCAGTGAAAGCAGCAGAAAATATGGCACCATATACTTATACAACTCATTTTAAAGATCATATAATAATAGAAGAACCAGAAGATAAATATGGATATGTAGTTTGTGGAGTTCCAGCTGGAAGAGGAAATATTGATTTAGAAAAATGTTTTAATATTTTGATGGAAAAATCACCTCTTACTAGAATAAATGTAGAAAGCTGTCATCCATATTGTGCTCAGTTTAAAAGAACACCAGGAACTGGGGGAGTAGAAAAAGTAGGAGAAGGAACTTTTAAAGTTGAAAAACATCCTTATGACTATAATATTATAAAGCCAGCACAATATTATTATCCTCATGAAGTATCAGAAGAAATGCTGGAAAAGTTATTAGAGGATCAGTTAAATGGATTGGTTGAAACTGTAAATTATTTAAAAAAATTAAGAGACAACTATTCTAAATAA
- a CDS encoding YhcH/YjgK/YiaL family protein has translation MIFDTLKNLKDYKGMSANFDRAVESILAGDYLEASEGRHDIDGDNVYFNVQENLLTREVNETCFESHQKYIDIQLIVDGEENFGYSARETLKERNNYDSEKDYDHLDGEIEVMCKMSKDRFILFLPLEPHMPCLKVGEKKKIKKAVYKIKV, from the coding sequence ATGATATTTGATACTTTAAAAAATCTAAAAGACTATAAAGGAATGTCTGCTAATTTTGACAGAGCTGTAGAAAGTATTTTAGCTGGAGATTATCTGGAAGCTTCAGAAGGAAGACATGATATAGATGGAGATAATGTATATTTCAATGTACAAGAAAATTTACTAACTAGAGAAGTAAATGAAACTTGTTTTGAGAGTCACCAAAAATATATAGATATTCAATTAATAGTTGATGGAGAAGAAAATTTTGGTTATTCGGCAAGAGAAACATTGAAAGAGAGAAATAACTATGATTCAGAAAAAGATTATGATCATTTAGATGGAGAAATAGAAGTGATGTGTAAAATGTCAAAAGATAGATTTATTCTTTTTCTTCCACTGGAACCTCATATGCCATGTTTAAAAGTTGGAGAGAAGAAAAAAATAAAAAAAGCTGTGTATAAAATAAAAGTTTAA
- a CDS encoding FUSC family protein: protein MVEKNVRILKRAFLVSIAVAISIWVCNYFNLSHFYAGIGALNVSDLNDSKTRRQAYERVMTTLFGGAIAVAICYMGFQENLVMYILGLCIVCCFNEIVMRVPSSVGCIAFTYIMLNVDPERTPIGYLMERVIGTFAGVAAISIVITLYNVFFNKEELKNKVPPMPKADLKKQIMRGLEPGMAVILGLASIKFINHFFDPIYITNYTLYYCALAIVVPFRLEWDELLLRTKERFLSTVFGGFVAFAFYFSGFRGTFWCSIGIIVVVVITEIIVKVPASLGGIVFMFIMVNMKKPGMTPMLYYTNRVYGTAVGVITIILFSYIFNKVVEKYKKPKKNNEKMNDGNNEVFKGDVE from the coding sequence ATGGTAGAAAAAAATGTCAGGATACTGAAAAGAGCATTTTTAGTATCTATAGCAGTTGCGATATCCATATGGGTATGCAATTATTTTAACCTTTCTCACTTCTATGCTGGGATAGGAGCTTTAAATGTATCAGATCTGAATGATTCGAAAACTAGAAGACAGGCTTATGAAAGAGTTATGACTACTTTATTTGGAGGAGCTATAGCAGTTGCTATATGTTATATGGGATTTCAAGAAAATCTTGTTATGTATATTCTTGGATTATGTATAGTGTGCTGTTTCAATGAAATAGTGATGAGAGTTCCGTCATCTGTAGGATGTATAGCTTTTACATATATCATGCTCAATGTAGATCCAGAACGAACTCCAATTGGATATCTTATGGAGAGAGTAATTGGAACTTTTGCTGGGGTAGCAGCTATATCAATTGTTATTACACTCTATAATGTATTTTTTAATAAGGAAGAACTTAAAAACAAGGTGCCTCCAATGCCTAAGGCAGATTTGAAAAAACAAATAATGAGAGGATTGGAACCTGGGATGGCTGTTATTTTAGGACTGGCATCTATAAAATTTATCAATCACTTTTTTGATCCAATATACATAACTAACTATACTCTTTATTATTGTGCTCTTGCTATTGTAGTTCCTTTCAGGCTTGAATGGGATGAATTACTTTTAAGGACGAAAGAAAGATTTTTGAGTACTGTGTTTGGAGGATTTGTTGCTTTTGCATTTTATTTCTCTGGCTTCCGAGGAACCTTTTGGTGTTCTATAGGGATAATAGTGGTGGTGGTAATAACAGAAATAATAGTGAAAGTACCAGCTTCTCTAGGTGGAATAGTATTTATGTTTATCATGGTAAATATGAAAAAACCTGGGATGACTCCTATGCTTTATTATACTAATAGAGTGTATGGAACAGCTGTTGGAGTAATAACTATCATTTTATTCTCATATATTTTTAATAAGGTTGTGGAAAAATATAAAAAACCTAAAAAGAATAATGAAAAAATGAATGATGGAAACAATGAAGTGTTTAAAGGAGATGTAGAATGA